The sequence GATTCGAGGTAATTATGGTCCTGTTGATCCCTACTCCAATCAAGATCAGGTTCTTCTTGTTCTTGGGAACCACCACGTTCTCGCTGTAAACCCCTTCCTCTATGTAGATGGCGAAGTAGCCATCTTCGATGGCTGTGTTGTTCGGAGCGAACGCGACGGCATCTCCCACGGTTGTGAAGTTCCCACTGCCATCCTTGGCTACCGTCACCGACTGTGATTGGTTTACAGGCACGACCTCGCCGCTCTCTTCGAGAAGGTTCCTCCCAATCGCCGAGAAATCAGCCGGCGGCGATCTTTGACCACCGGTAGACCCTGAGGAGAGACAGTATTATTAGACAAAGTTGCCTGGTACAGGGAACAACGGGGGCCTCAGACGTGGAGCCCACTGCGGGAGCCTACTTCGATAGCCAATCGCAAGGCAAGCGAGCGAGACACGAAACATATGTTAGAGATTAGATCAAGGCCGTCTATGTGGCGTATGTATCCAGGTGATTGCATGGGCATCGAGCAGATCCGTGGCTCTTTCTTAGCGACAGGATGAGTGGGACCAATACGAAGGTCAAAGGACCGCACCTAGTGGGCCCAGACGGCGATGGTACGTCCACGCCGAGAAATGCACGTGTGGTACTTCCAAAAGAAGAGGACGAGGAAGAGATGAATGTTGTCGACTTCACCTGTGCGCTCGTCGGTTTCGGTGCTCTTCCCATGCCCGCGGTTTCCGCTCCGGTCCAACGCGGTGGTGACCAACCCGAGCGACACCCCGTACAGCCGTGTCTCGTCCGCGAGGGCGCCGCGCAGCTCGGGGAAGGTGTGGGAGACCTCCAGCCCGTCGTAGCACGTCTGCTGGTTGGTCACCACGGCGCTCATCAGCGCCCTCACCCGCCCAACCGCGGCCGCGCCAAGCGCCGCCTCCCGCGGGCCCAGCTCCGCCTGCACCGCCTTCAGATAGTCCGCATTGAGGCTGGCCAGCGCGCGGCAGTCCTCGAGTGCCCCGCCACTCACGCCTCGGCGAGCCCGACCACCGCCCGCGGCACCGGAGATGTAGCGGTCGAACAGGGCAGCGGTCCGGCGGGCCCGCTTGAGCGCCTTCTTGACGGAGTACCGGCCGTACTCGTACTGGTTCGACGGGAACCGCAACGGCGACAGGACGGCGCGGCACAGCTTGGGGTAGAAGGAGGACCTGCACGCCGACACAGGGGAGACAGAGGGTGACGGTGCAGCGACTGTAGCCAGAGGAAGAACGAAGAAGACGAGAAGGTATTGGTATGACAACATCGCAACACGTGTGATTCAGCCAGAGCACCGAACCGTAGTGTACAAGGCGAGGGTGGAGATGAGGCGATCCAAGACCAGAGATGGATACATAAATAGGGAGAAGAAAGCGCGTGAGATATTAGCTGCATAGTGAACGAAGAGGCAGTACGAGTATAGGCAGAGGGCTCATCTGTTACTACACCCAGCCATAAAGAAGACTTACTAATTATTTTCACTGGTTAGTGCGAACCAGTTGTTGTCGAAGAGATTTCTTTGGCTGTCTTCCAAGCAAAGACAAAAGAAGGGAAACCGTCAGCTAAATGCTTTAGGTGGAGGCAGTAATGACTGCAGGAAGAAAGGGTTCATGATGTACTAGCTCACCAACTTTACGAGAAAGTGTCGATCGACCTTATTAACGTGCATTTGTGATGGCCTAAACAGTAGATCATTAATTGTTCGTCTATCAAAGTACAACGTTTCCAGCATCTGAAGGCAACTAATACTCACCTATTAATGCTGTGTCGGCGAACTGCGCTTTTGCAAGAGACAGCAAGTGCTGTTCCAAATGCTACTGAGTTGTAATCCTCCCCAGCGTGACATTGCATGGGTTGAAGCAACAATGGCTTGACTTGTGAGTCAAAGGAGATCAAGTTTCTGTCGGTGAAAATTATATTCCCAAAGGTTTGTCGTCATgcatctgtttggtatttgtttatTGAAACTGTGAATAAGGAATGGACAAAACAACACGACCTCCTGCTTCAGTTTGTCAAAACTTAAGTTGGTCAATAAACGATGAatctgaatttgaatggattgatGCAATTATTCTGAGTGTAAATTGTGGAAGAGTAGCCATCAGTGGCTTGAAGTGATGATGAGCAGTGCAGCTGTTATTTTGCCTGACAAAGTACATAAGCTATTTATTAAGCTATATTCAAAAGATGATTGGTTTAaggttttattattataaaatagaaGTTGAAGGTAAGCTCTAATTTGAGTCAGCTAAAATTGCATGTCTTTTAGATCTTTCTTCCTGTGTGTATGATACAAGTGTTCTAATGTTCAGCTTGAATCTCATTCTTTAGAAGAAGAAGCTCAAGAATAATGCAAGACTATCTGATATGATAAGACATTACAAGAAGCTAACAATGTTCAGGTTCAGAAATCTGATGCTGATTCCATTGATGTTATGACACCATCAAACAAAGAGAGCCAACCTGTAAAGATCTCTAGCTTTTCACTTCAAATTGGAAGCAGCATCTAAGCTTCATTTGTGACTGCAGAACATGTTGTGTTGTTTGTGTCACTGTGTACCACCATATCACAAAAAAAAATGCAGAACATTACAGATCAGCCATCTCAGTCCATTAAAAAGCTTTGCTTCTTTCTAAGCATATTTTGTCCTCTGTTTCAATTTTGATGTCAGCATAGCTTTGTTTTCTGTTCAATAGTAACACAGAGAACCTTTTGCAGAATGATGGTGAGATTTCACATGGCCAAGTCTGGGAATGGCTCATCATCTCAGTAGCCACAGGTTGGCACATGGTAGGTGCCATCTTACCAAATACTCAATAGGCTAAATTGGATCCCAACTACTAAGCTTTAAGAATTGACAGAGCCATCCACCCTACGATATGATTCTTGCAaccatctttttcttttcatttgagaGTAGGATCGATTGACAGTGTGAAGATGGAGACAAGGTTGGAACTACATGCATCAAATGGTTAGATGGTGAACGGAGGATGTCCTAGGCAAGAAGGCAGCATGCGGCAGATCTCCATCTCCTTCGTTTCCTGTGCCTTTGATCCATCTTGGAGTCTACCTTGTCCTGTTATACATGGAGTATAGGTCGAAGCTAAGAACAGTAAAGCTCTGGGAGAAGCGGAAGTGGCAGCAATGGACATCGTTAAGTCCTTCAATGGCTACGGGAAGGTGAGCGAGATCGCGGACCGACACTTCCGCCGCACCACGCGAAGGCGTCTCGCCCTCCTCGCCGCCTCCGCCGTCCTCCTCGTCGTGATCGTCGTCTCCGTCGGCGTCGTCGCGGCGATCGGGCACGGCGATGGCTCTCCCTCGCCGACGTCAATAGCGGACTCGATCAAGGCCATGTGCAACGTGACGCGCTACCCCGACTCGTGCTTCTCCAGCATCTCCACTGCCAGGGGCGCCAACCTCACCGACGACCCCGAGGAGCTCTTCAGGATCTCCCTTGCTGTCGCCGTCGACGCCATCGGGAAGGTCTCGACCGTGGCCGGCTCGTTCGAGATCCCGGCCAAAGACAAGCGGCTCGAGGCGGCGCTCCGGGACTGCGACCAGCTGTTCGACAGCGCGATCGACCGGCTCAACGACTCGCTGTCGCTGATGCAGCCGCTGCCGGGGGAACCGCTGCTGAACGCATCCAAGATCGAAGACCTGACGACATGGCTGAGCGCGGCGGTGACCGACCAGGAGACGTGCCTTGACGGGTTCGAGGGCACGACCGGAAACGTCAGGGACAAGATGGCGGTGGCCATGGTGAACTCCACGCAGTACACCAGCAATAGCTTGGCCATTGTGGTGGGCATTCTCGGCATCATGGAGAAGCTAGATTTCCCACTGCATAGAAAGCTGCTATCGGTTCCTTCCGCTGTTCGGTATCCCGCGTGGATCTCGAGAGCGCAGAGGAGAGCTCTCCGGCAAGATATGGCGGCGAGGCGGGAGCAGAACGTGACGGTGGCAATGGACGGGACTGGGCAGGTgaagaccatcaaggaagctatCGATCTGGCACCGAAGAAGAACGCCCACCCGTTCACCATCTACATCAAGGAAGGCGTGTACAAGGAGAATGTGGTGGTGGACAAGAGCAAGTGGAACGTAATTGTGTTGGGGGATGGCATGTACAAGACGATCGTCGACGGGAAGCTGAACTTTATCGAGGGAACGCCCACATTCTCCACTGCAACCTTCAGTAAGTACTCCATGGAAGCTCTGCTCTGAGATCGTTGGAATGAAATTGAGGTCATCGACCTCCATTCTCTCATAATACACTTACCAAGCGTCCTCATCAACGAGTTTTGTCTCAGCTGCAGCTGGGAATGGCTTCATGGCCATGGACATGGGCTTCAGGAACTTCGCGGGGCCCGAGAAACACCAGGCGGTGGCCCTCCGGTCCAGCTCCGACCGCTCCATCTTCTTCCGTTGCTCCTTCGACGGCCACCAAAACACCCTCTACGCGCACTCCCTACGCCAGTTCTACCGCGAGTGCGACGTCGCCGGCACCGTCGACTTCATCTTCGGCGACGCCGCCGTCGTGTTCCAGGACTGCAAGATCAGGCCGAGGCAGGCCCTGCCCCACCAGCAGACCACCATCACTGCGCAAGGCAAGACGGACCCCAACGAGAACACCGGCATATCGATCCAGGCCTGCACTATCGAATCATACGACAACGTCACAGTCTCAGCCTACCTTGGCAGGCCATGGAAGGATTACTCCACCACCATCATCATGCAGTCGGAGATCGGAACGGTTGTGAGTCCTACAGGGTGGCTGCCAATGGAGATCGGCACCGAGCCTCCGAGCACCATCAGATATGCAGAGTATCAGAACACCGGGCCTGGATCGACTGTAGCTGGCCGCGTCAAGTGGCCAGGTTACAACCCAGGGATCAACACAGAGGAGGCAAGCAAGTACACGGTGGAGACATTTATAGGAGGAGGAGATTGGATTCCGGCCACTGGCGTGCAGTTCCAATCCAGCTTGGGCCAGTAAGTGATTGGAAATTGTATTCGTCTGTTCTTTCTCGATCCTTTGCCATCAGGCAACtgtaaaatgagtgaaactgaagAGTTTGATCGATTCAATGCATTCGAACACTCTATCTAGATTTCTCAAGAAAGAAAACTGGATCTTCCCAACACTGATGCCTGCAACAATTCTTGAGTACGTAAGTACGGTCATAAAGGCAACAACTGGGCACGCTAATGATCTGCAATGATGCGCACAATGTAGAAAGCTATTGTTGTGAGGGAGGGAAACGAgaaaaattcaaaaatcaaaagataatatttaataataataataataatttaaatatatattataaaattgacGTAAAATTAATATAAGTTGGTTTACATGAAGAAAATTAAAttcttaaatataaaattaattataagacTCTTAGAGTTATCCATACTCAAGTATGATTCTCCTGTATACCTATCAATATAAATCTACAGAATTTCTTCTTGAGAAACCCTCGAGATTATTCTAGGGAGCTACCAAAATGTCTTAACTCTCTCTTTCATCAAAACCCTAAGaatcaatatatatttatagTAACAAATAGTAATTCACTTGGGAGTTTCAATTTAATTAGGACCCTATCAActaatttgaatataattaatattcttaAAAATACTTACCAACATAATAATCTCGTGAGTTTTTTTTTCACTTAATATCTCAAATAGAAATTGAACCATTTACTTCAAGAATTCACCCTTAATATCTCAAATAGAAATAGAAATTGAATCATGGTTCAATACATGATTCCAAGAAGTTCGCCACTACATTGTGttgttaaaaataaattaatggtGTCACTTAATTTTGGAGGAAGACATTCATCTTATTGTCTTACCACCAATAAGATTTTTTTCTCTCGTAATTATCTACATCTTGAAAACCATGAATATCACACTTTTGTTTTCTACACTATGAACAAAAGCTTACTATTGTAGATACCTACTTCCTTTCCATACGAATCTTTCTTTCATCGTGATCATGCAATTCTGTATAACTTTTAGAATTTCACCTATAACCTTGTAGTTATTATCTTGTGAATCTAAAAAACTCAAAGAAATTAGATTCTTCGACGTCTTTAGAATATTAGATATATCTTTGAAAGTATATACCACTTAGTCAATTATTTTAATCTTTATTTTATTGACACTCATGATTTTCACGGTAGAGTTATCATCCAAACTTAATTTACTAGTCATCTTATCATTTAGTGAATCAAAATAATCTTTCTGAGAGCAAACATGAATAACACAAGCTAAATCTAAAGACCAACTCTTCTCGAAAGATACATAGTTATCTTTGGAGATTATAAGGATATTTTTATCATCGTCTATCACAAGAGAGCACTCATCGATATTTTCTTCTCGTTTCCTTTTTCTCATATGATAATTCTGTTTGATATATTTGTACTCTCTTGCATTTATAACATGGAACATCATCTAAAGATTCACTCTTGATCTTATATACTTCTATTAAAAAAATCTCCTTGTCATCCTTCACTTTGAGTAGCTAATGTCTAACTATTTATATTATCAAATTTATCCTATTTCCTTATAGCACGAGATATTAAAACTTCTTCAACTTGTTTTAAAGTTACTATATCATTCCCATATAGTATTATCTCTATAAGTTATTATAGGAGTCAATGTAAAAGGTAACAACACCTTACCTTCTTCATTAATCTTTACATTAAATTTTTCGATTAATTCAATATTTATTTGAATATGCTCAATGCTCTACCAAGTTTTAGCATTTTTTTCATCCTTAGCCTATATAATTTTTACATTATATAACTTATTAGTTATGCTTTTAGTCGAATAAAACTCTTCTAACTTATCCCAAATAAATGCAGATGAGTCATCgttaataatattattagtaatGTAAAAACGAATAACACTCCCTCACTTTGCTTCCAACTCTTTCAATTTTTGTTGTTAATCTTTTTTAATTTGTATGTTTGTCCTTTCAATATTCTTGTTAGGCTTTGTTGAATAAAAAgatcattcaccctctcctactaTAGTATCATAGATAAAGTTATAAACAATGTATTCGATATCATGCTCGCTCGAGTATATCTATATCTTTCCTATGTATATCTATAAACAAGGTATTGTATATCATGCTAGTATATATCTATATTTTTCGGTTTTATTCATGTTTTACATAATATATAGAAGGCTTGTAATAGATTTGGTAGCCTTGTTTTAGTTGGCTTTTATGGTTATTTCAAGCTTGTAAATACATATTGCATATAATCATCATGTATAAGTAAAACTACCCAGAAATAAATCATCTAAAGAATCATTTTGGGGGATTTCTAGTTCCACAAAGTGGTACGGAGTGTTAACCAGTAAAACATCTAGAAACGACTCAGGTGGCACATGGTTGGATAAACTTTTAGGATAGTTTTTAAGGCTAATTCATTGCATTATTCAATAAGAATGTCTTATAGGCACTTGTGGAGAAATTTTAGCTACAACGAACTATTTTGGACCATAATTATTTAGAGTTTATAAATTCTATATTTGAATTTATATTGCATGTCAAATATTTACTGAAATGACTGTTTATTGGATCCCTAATTAAATATTTTCTCTCATCTATTTTCTCTTTTACAAGTTTTTAAGGGATTATAAAAGGTTTTGGAGAGATTGACTTTTTGGGATGTCACACGACTTCGATAAAACTAGTTAAGTACGTTGAAACTATTTTttctattaaatttatttatagtaAAGCTAACAACATTCTTAGTGAATCTCTAATCATGATATCTTTTAAGCTTGTATATCAACTTTTGTTAGCGAGGGAAAGGAGAAAAACCAAAACCGAAACGAGAAATACATCAACGATTAATAATCAAATGAATATATTAGAAATAAAGTCGATAAAAAATTAACATGATTTGAGTAATTATTACCtatatcttaaaataaaaaaatttaaaattaattataagacCTTCCAGTTATTCTCACTCAAATATGACTCATACACTTTTCATATAAATTCAAACAATATCTCTCTTAACTTTTTTAAGAAATTCTAGCTACAACCGAGAACAATCAAGGTATGGCTCGCACCAAAAAGTTAGGACTTAAAAAAGGTATATTTATAGTAAGAAACTATGATTAACTAAGGAATTTAAATTTAGTTAGAACATTACTAATTAATTTgaatataatcaaaatttataaaaattccGACAAACCCTAACAATCGTTGTCTTCTTACACAGATAAGCAGGATCGATGGTGCTTGGCCAATTAGATCGATCAAATTCGATCATATGAGCTATAGGTCACGTCATTATATTCCCGATCATAATTCGATTTGAATCATAATCAAATCGATTGGACGGTTCATTCCtttcaaatcaaatcacaacCAATTCGAGTCTGATTCCTAACTTTTAGAAATCAGGACGGGTGATTTTTTCAATCGAGACCAAAAATTCCAACTTTGATTCGAACCCTCAATTTTATGCATTAAAAAATACCAACCGAAGGGCAAATGATCAGTTAAGCCATCCATCTCGATACCCGGAACCCGTATCTCACTTACGGACTAATCCATAAAATAAGATACATCAAATACTTTTTCTTCCCGACACACAAAATATTGTCTTTAGTATATAGTTGAGTATAAAATAAGATACTGACCCACTTGATTGCATGCTTTAATGATCATTTtctacatactatatatatatatataatttgaatttGGAGGTGCAGATAGTAAATTCACCGACTTTGAAGGGGATAAGTGCAATTCTGCCATCATTCGATGACAACCGTCTGCTGTAGTCGACTATTGTGGGACCGGTACGTCGTATCATTTCAGCCCACATAATTTCTATccgagaagccgaatacatttagCGGACTTACTCTCGGGTCTATCTGCCACGCAATTTGTCAAAAGATGGGGTCCGTAATGAGCCCCGCTGACAGGTCACGGGGCTCTCCAATTAAAAGACGGTTACGACGGCGGGTACCGTCGAGCAATATGATCCCCTCGTTTCCAAGCGCGtaagagaagaaggaaaaaaggaaaagagaaggggCCGCCTCCTCCCCCTCCACATGAAACCCGAAGCAGAGGGGGGAGAGTCGGAAAAGGTGCGAGGTGGAGAAAGGTgggatttttcttcctttttcctgcAATTTTTTGTGCGCCATATTGTTTATGTTTCCGTGAATTTGGTTGAGAGCTCGACCCGATCCCGCTCTGAAGCTTCGGGAAACGAGGGGATCACGTGTGGCGTTTGATCCGCTCCACGCGAACTCCTTCCCCAATCCCTTCTCTTCCTCGTTTCTCGGTCTTCGTCTCTGCGATCGCCTCCTCTTCGTTCCGAATTCGAGTGGGTGGGAATCTCGCCGTCGAGTTAATCGGCCGTGAATCTCCCTGATTTCTGAGTCCTGAGTATCGTTCTTCCGCTGGTAGATTTCATTTCCTatttggttttttctttttttttggatagCGGTTTGTGAATATTTTGTCTTTTGTTCTTCTCTCGCTGCAGAATTGGTTTCTGGCGACGCGGGTTTCAGTTTGTGAAGGTTTTGAGGTCGGATTGCCGTCGGACATAGGTCACATATAGGTATTAGGGTTTTGGAACGTAACCGAGAAGGTGAGGTGTCTGGGTGATGAGAGATTGATATGGAATACAAGAAAAACCGTTTACATCGCCGGGCGGTGATGTAGAGTATCAAATCCAAATCTTTGCTTCGTGGTTCTGAATTCTTCGCAAGTTAGGTAGAGCTTCTTGAAAGGGTGGGCGTTTTTGTTCCTTTTAAAAAGGGTGGCGTTCTC comes from Musa acuminata AAA Group cultivar baxijiao chromosome BXJ3-3, Cavendish_Baxijiao_AAA, whole genome shotgun sequence and encodes:
- the LOC103977427 gene encoding pectinesterase-like, whose amino-acid sequence is MLSYQYLLVFFVLPLATVAAPSPSVSPVSACRSSFYPKLCRAVLSPLRFPSNQYEYGRYSVKKALKRARRTAALFDRYISGAAGGGRARRGVSGGALEDCRALASLNADYLKAVQAELGPREAALGAAAVGRVRALMSAVVTNQQTCYDGLEVSHTFPELRGALADETRLYGVSLGLVTTALDRSGNRGHGKSTETDERTGSTGGQRSPPADFSAIGRNLLEESGEVVPVNQSQSVTVAKDGSGNFTTVGDAVAFAPNNTAIEDGYFAIYIEEGVYSENVVVPKNKKNLILIGVGINRTIITSNRSVVDGWTTFASATFVVHGERFIAIDITFENTAGPEKHQAVAVRNSADLSSFYRCSFLGYQDTLYAHSLRQFYRDCDVYGTVDFIFGNAASVFQNCNIYARKPLPGQVNAVTAQGRTMPDQTTGISIHNCTVRAAPDLEAADRNFTKTFLGRPWKEYSRTVYMQSFIDGVIEPVGWLEWSGSFALTTLYYGEFDNHGPGANTSGRVQWPGYSLMNAMDALNFTVYNFTTADAWLSSTSIPYSGGLL
- the LOC103977428 gene encoding pectinesterase 3, yielding MDIVKSFNGYGKVSEIADRHFRRTTRRRLALLAASAVLLVVIVVSVGVVAAIGHGDGSPSPTSIADSIKAMCNVTRYPDSCFSSISTARGANLTDDPEELFRISLAVAVDAIGKVSTVAGSFEIPAKDKRLEAALRDCDQLFDSAIDRLNDSLSLMQPLPGEPLLNASKIEDLTTWLSAAVTDQETCLDGFEGTTGNVRDKMAVAMVNSTQYTSNSLAIVVGILGIMEKLDFPLHRKLLSVPSAVRYPAWISRAQRRALRQDMAARREQNVTVAMDGTGQVKTIKEAIDLAPKKNAHPFTIYIKEGVYKENVVVDKSKWNVIVLGDGMYKTIVDGKLNFIEGTPTFSTATFTAAGNGFMAMDMGFRNFAGPEKHQAVALRSSSDRSIFFRCSFDGHQNTLYAHSLRQFYRECDVAGTVDFIFGDAAVVFQDCKIRPRQALPHQQTTITAQGKTDPNENTGISIQACTIESYDNVTVSAYLGRPWKDYSTTIIMQSEIGTVVSPTGWLPMEIGTEPPSTIRYAEYQNTGPGSTVAGRVKWPGYNPGINTEEASKYTVETFIGGGDWIPATGVQFQSSLGQ